A region from the Brachyspira hampsonii genome encodes:
- a CDS encoding HK97 family phage prohead protease, with product MPASNNEIRSIDIKIQKSTDTEGEPLKLRGYAIVYNSLSEPLYGDLFRERINRGAFTKSLLENDQVCLWGHDTRYVLGRKSSGTLILREDDKGLYFEVSLPNTTWARDLKESVDRGDIKQMSFGFKVVRENWLDNKETLKEYGMPIREVEEITLHEISLVTFPAYTETNVRDKNNDAYIPKPPDKPIPVDNDGFEDRTNEYKRKIQYLKIKNK from the coding sequence ATGCCAGCAAGTAATAATGAAATTAGAAGTATAGATATTAAGATTCAAAAAAGTACAGACACAGAAGGTGAACCTCTTAAATTAAGAGGCTATGCTATTGTATATAATTCTTTAAGTGAGCCTCTCTATGGAGATTTATTTAGAGAGCGTATAAACAGAGGAGCTTTCACTAAATCATTATTAGAAAATGATCAAGTATGTTTATGGGGACATGATACAAGATATGTTCTAGGCAGAAAGAGTTCTGGCACATTAATTTTAAGAGAAGATGATAAGGGCTTATATTTTGAAGTTTCTTTGCCAAATACTACTTGGGCAAGAGATTTGAAAGAAAGCGTGGACAGAGGCGATATAAAGCAGATGTCTTTCGGCTTCAAAGTAGTAAGAGAAAATTGGCTTGATAATAAAGAAACATTAAAAGAATATGGAATGCCTATTCGTGAAGTAGAAGAAATTACTTTGCATGAAATATCATTAGTAACATTTCCTGCTTATACGGAAACAAATGTTAGAGATAAAAATAATGATGCCTATATTCCAAAACCTCCTGATAAACCTATACCTGTAGATAATGACGGGTTTGAAGATAGAACTAATGAATATAAGCGAAAAATACAATATCTAAAAATAAAAAATAAATAA
- a CDS encoding head-tail connector protein codes for MSSDTEDINSIDIDVRKVVEEGDDDKVVTLSEFKKFLNLEGIDYDDDILHLTLDSAIGYCNKANETEYKRADCPPEVRYAILGLAAHYFESKTGEASQSEEVALKGVHRLLAIAREKFTL; via the coding sequence ATGAGCAGTGATACTGAAGATATTAATAGTATAGACATTGATGTCAGAAAAGTAGTCGAAGAAGGTGATGATGACAAAGTAGTTACTTTGTCAGAGTTCAAAAAGTTTCTAAACTTGGAAGGGATTGACTATGATGATGATATACTGCATCTTACTTTAGACAGTGCAATCGGCTATTGTAATAAAGCTAATGAAACAGAATACAAAAGAGCCGATTGTCCTCCTGAAGTTAGGTATGCAATTCTTGGACTTGCTGCTCATTATTTTGAAAGCAAAACAGGAGAAGCCAGTCAAAGTGAAGAAGTTGCTTTGAAAGGTGTTCACAGATTGTTGGCTATTGCGAGGGAAAAGTTTACTTTATGA
- a CDS encoding terminase large subunit yields the protein MYTYEEYINKVINKELPVCQAAFLSVKRHLDDIEKSKNNDYPFYFDENEAKRPIMFIQSLVHTKGEWANHNIILESWEQFIIASIFGWRRKENKLRRYKKAYVQVSRKNGKTTFASGIGNYCFFCDSPAEAGVEIYYIATKKDQAKIAWSESERQIRKAKALNKEAITYKQTSTITKKKDTASKSKPLGQDSNTEDGLNPHLVIVDEYHAHPDNELLNVLESGMGARRQPLVFIITTAGFDKSAVCFSEYEYAKQILKGSLNNDEYFTIIYEPDDINDIWVFMSEYKEKLTKKEDISKQEELINKIIFQANPNINISVKDSYLKSRLLEGLDKPIQRTDILTKNLNVWTQASEVWISSDRWIKSYLHQNININELKGRKACIGLDLATTRDIAAYVLCFDSIDNGPYILLPRFFMPKENIRQRSKEDRVPYELWASQGLITLTSGDIIDFDVIESSILNDAKDFEIIEIGYDPWKAIEIVTHLKKEGLKMTDIRQSFAVGGLSEGTSLFEKTIDERKLLHGNNAVLNWMISCCEVRTDGRDNYLPTKPDRQRSRKRIDGVVASIMALHRVIKNHFEDTKSIYETEGVFIL from the coding sequence ATGTATACCTATGAAGAATATATCAATAAAGTTATAAATAAAGAATTACCAGTATGTCAAGCTGCTTTTTTATCTGTAAAAAGGCATTTGGACGATATTGAAAAATCAAAAAATAATGATTATCCTTTTTATTTTGATGAGAACGAAGCTAAACGTCCTATCATGTTCATACAATCTTTAGTACATACAAAAGGAGAATGGGCTAATCATAATATTATATTAGAGTCTTGGGAACAGTTTATAATAGCAAGTATATTCGGATGGAGAAGAAAAGAAAATAAACTCAGACGTTACAAAAAAGCATACGTTCAGGTAAGCCGAAAAAATGGAAAAACTACTTTTGCATCTGGAATTGGTAATTATTGTTTTTTCTGCGATAGTCCTGCAGAGGCTGGTGTCGAAATATATTATATAGCTACGAAAAAAGATCAAGCGAAAATTGCATGGAGTGAAAGCGAAAGGCAAATAAGAAAAGCAAAAGCTCTTAATAAAGAAGCGATTACATATAAACAAACTTCTACGATTACAAAGAAAAAAGATACTGCCTCAAAATCCAAACCATTAGGACAGGACAGCAACACTGAAGACGGATTAAATCCGCATTTAGTGATAGTAGATGAATATCATGCACATCCTGATAATGAATTATTAAATGTTCTTGAATCTGGAATGGGAGCTAGAAGGCAGCCGCTTGTATTTATAATTACTACTGCTGGTTTTGATAAATCGGCAGTATGTTTTTCTGAATATGAATATGCAAAGCAAATATTAAAAGGTTCATTAAATAATGATGAATATTTTACAATAATATATGAGCCTGACGACATCAATGATATTTGGGTATTTATGTCAGAATATAAAGAAAAATTGACAAAAAAAGAGGATATTTCAAAGCAGGAAGAATTAATAAATAAAATTATTTTTCAAGCTAATCCTAACATAAATATTTCTGTAAAAGACAGTTACCTAAAATCTAGGCTTTTGGAAGGACTAGATAAGCCTATTCAGCGAACTGATATACTTACAAAAAACTTGAATGTTTGGACACAGGCAAGCGAGGTTTGGATATCTTCTGACAGATGGATTAAATCTTATTTACATCAAAATATAAATATAAATGAATTAAAAGGCAGGAAAGCCTGCATAGGTTTGGATTTAGCAACTACAAGAGATATAGCAGCTTATGTTTTATGTTTTGATTCTATTGATAATGGTCCGTATATACTTTTGCCTCGCTTCTTTATGCCTAAAGAAAATATAAGGCAGCGTTCTAAAGAGGACAGAGTACCTTATGAATTATGGGCTTCGCAAGGTTTAATTACTTTAACAAGCGGTGATATAATAGATTTTGATGTAATAGAATCTTCAATCTTAAATGATGCGAAAGATTTTGAAATTATAGAAATAGGCTATGACCCTTGGAAAGCTATTGAAATAGTCACTCATTTGAAAAAAGAAGGGTTAAAAATGACAGATATAAGACAATCTTTTGCAGTCGGCGGTTTATCTGAAGGAACTTCTTTATTTGAAAAAACTATAGATGAACGTAAACTTTTACATGGTAATAATGCTGTTCTTAATTGGATGATAAGCTGCTGTGAAGTAAGAACAGACGGCAGGGATAATTATCTTCCTACTAAGCCTGATAGGCAAAGATCACGTAAAAGAATTGATGGTGTTGTAGCCTCCATTATGGCTCTTCATAGAGTGATTAAAAATCATTTTGAAGATACTAAAAGTATTTATGAAACTGAAGGCGTTTTTATATTATAA
- a CDS encoding LuxR C-terminal-related transcriptional regulator: protein MKDLTCNICDKRSSCRQLCQAMEKTLNNSIGTNKSYSENTVKDYNLSVDNMDNIIYTHGLSDIENRDVKRIIIAILTKDQIELLQLYSQGYTQKEIGEKLNVTQSSISQKLEAIKRELKSSLVEVIPYVV from the coding sequence ATGAAGGATTTAACATGCAATATTTGCGATAAAAGAAGTTCATGCAGGCAATTATGTCAGGCTATGGAAAAAACTTTAAATAATAGTATAGGCACAAATAAATCTTATTCTGAGAATACAGTTAAAGACTATAATTTATCTGTAGATAACATGGACAATATTATATATACTCACGGACTTTCTGATATTGAAAATAGAGATGTAAAACGCATAATAATAGCAATATTAACAAAAGATCAAATAGAGCTATTGCAATTATATTCACAAGGCTATACACAAAAAGAAATAGGCGAAAAATTAAATGTAACTCAAAGCAGCATATCTCAAAAATTAGAGGCAATAAAGAGAGAATTAAAAAGCTCACTTGTTGAGGTTATTCCTTACGTTGTTTAA
- a CDS encoding phage portal protein, whose translation MSVIKNIRNYIKKWLFPDFSYIDSSNFLSIQNDKTLSAVNPNTALTFSTVFACVRVIAETIATLPLFVYKVNGNNKIKAKDHSLYRLLHDAPNEECTSVSFIESLITQILLQGNGFVEVVRDNFNRVTELYLIDSNKIKIYRDSNGNKMFEYSDDGEIITLSPSQVMHIAGLGWNGVIGYSPIAMMRKQITTGLYQDNFALDFFSNGVKKVPIISHPDKLSADAKRNLKESFREAWEKGIVVLEEGMKIDPITMNLSDAQFLESRRFSVEEICRVFRVPPHLIGDLSRSTNNNIEHQSIEFVTHTIRPWCVRIEKALNGYLLNNLERKKYNIEFNLDGLLRGDTLTRQQANQIKLNNGVLTRNEWRILENLNEVEDEYGDEYFCSQQIRPIKTVYAERHLFGETSENESNQDFNINNNENKKSEEEYKDASK comes from the coding sequence ATGTCTGTAATAAAAAATATAAGGAATTATATAAAAAAATGGCTGTTTCCTGATTTCAGCTATATTGATAGCAGTAATTTTTTATCAATTCAAAATGATAAAACTTTATCAGCAGTCAATCCAAATACTGCTTTAACTTTTTCTACAGTATTTGCATGCGTGAGAGTTATTGCTGAAACAATAGCTACTTTACCGCTTTTTGTATATAAAGTAAATGGAAATAATAAAATAAAAGCTAAAGATCATTCTTTATATAGATTATTGCATGACGCTCCTAATGAAGAATGCACATCAGTATCATTTATAGAAAGTCTAATCACTCAAATACTTCTGCAAGGCAACGGCTTTGTAGAAGTAGTAAGAGATAATTTCAACAGAGTAACAGAACTTTATCTAATAGATTCAAATAAGATTAAAATATATAGAGATTCAAACGGAAATAAAATGTTTGAATATTCAGATGATGGAGAAATAATTACTTTATCTCCGTCTCAAGTTATGCATATAGCAGGACTTGGATGGAACGGAGTGATAGGATATAGTCCAATAGCTATGATGCGTAAGCAAATAACCACAGGACTTTATCAAGATAATTTCGCATTAGATTTCTTTTCTAATGGAGTTAAAAAAGTTCCAATAATTTCACATCCAGATAAATTAAGTGCAGATGCTAAAAGGAATTTAAAAGAAAGTTTCAGAGAGGCTTGGGAAAAAGGTATCGTTGTCCTTGAAGAAGGAATGAAAATAGATCCTATAACAATGAACTTGTCAGATGCTCAGTTTTTAGAAAGCAGAAGATTTTCAGTAGAAGAAATATGCCGAGTGTTCCGTGTACCTCCTCATCTTATAGGAGATTTAAGCAGAAGTACAAATAATAATATAGAGCATCAAAGTATAGAGTTTGTAACGCACACAATAAGACCGTGGTGCGTTCGTATAGAAAAAGCATTGAATGGCTATTTATTAAATAATTTAGAAAGAAAAAAATATAATATAGAGTTTAATTTAGACGGACTTTTGAGAGGCGATACTCTTACAAGGCAGCAGGCTAACCAAATAAAATTAAATAATGGTGTTCTTACTAGAAATGAATGGCGGATACTGGAAAACCTTAACGAAGTAGAAGATGAATACGGAGATGAGTATTTCTGCAGTCAGCAAATAAGACCAATAAAAACAGTTTATGCCGAAAGGCACCTATTCGGTGAAACTTCAGAAAATGAGAGCAATCAAGACTTTAATATAAATAATAATGAAAATAAAAAATCAGAAGAGGAATATAAAGATGCCAGCAAGTAA
- a CDS encoding phage head completion protein produces the protein MKVGKLIHTITFYRTKYIDNGNGTGSNELIELRKVKCSIEDITYKDIQQGKRKDLTRTLKVHTHYFKEFDTKGMMAKINRENDIYEVINMENVSYKNIECIFTIKKLVNNKKADNRE, from the coding sequence ATGAAAGTTGGAAAATTAATTCATACTATAACTTTTTATAGAACAAAGTATATAGATAATGGAAACGGAACAGGAAGTAATGAATTAATAGAATTAAGAAAAGTAAAATGCTCTATTGAAGATATAACATATAAAGATATACAGCAGGGTAAAAGAAAAGATTTAACAAGAACTTTGAAAGTACATACTCATTATTTCAAAGAGTTTGATACCAAAGGAATGATGGCCAAAATAAACCGTGAAAATGATATCTATGAAGTCATTAATATGGAAAATGTTTCATATAAAAATATAGAATGCATATTTACAATAAAGAAATTAGTAAATAATAAAAAAGCTGACAATAGAGAGTAA
- a CDS encoding glycoside hydrolase family 19 protein — MLNENTLNKIGINKKWLLPLNNAFQKHGITDIKEASMFLAQTTHESNNYKRLEESFRYTPQRLFDVFKKRVGSLENAKKLCSKGAEAIGNFVYGGRLGNTEDEGYKYRGRGIIQLTGKNNYKKYSKKINADLVNNPDLAKEPNNAIEIALLFWKEKGCGLLARQGDVKGVTKLINGGYNGLEDREERYENILKILEDKNV, encoded by the coding sequence ATGCTAAATGAAAATACATTAAATAAAATCGGTATAAATAAGAAATGGCTTTTACCATTAAATAATGCTTTTCAAAAACATGGTATTACAGACATAAAAGAAGCTTCTATGTTCTTGGCACAAACAACTCATGAAAGCAATAATTATAAAAGACTTGAAGAGAGCTTCAGATACACTCCGCAAAGGCTTTTTGATGTATTTAAAAAAAGAGTTGGAAGTTTGGAAAATGCTAAAAAGTTATGTAGTAAGGGAGCTGAGGCTATTGGCAACTTTGTTTATGGCGGTCGTTTAGGTAATACAGAAGACGAAGGCTATAAATATAGAGGCAGAGGCATTATTCAGCTTACTGGAAAAAATAATTATAAAAAATATAGTAAAAAAATAAATGCTGACTTAGTTAATAATCCAGACCTTGCCAAAGAGCCTAATAATGCTATAGAGATTGCATTATTATTTTGGAAGGAGAAAGGCTGCGGTTTACTTGCCCGTCAAGGCGATGTGAAAGGAGTTACTAAACTTATTAACGGCGGATACAATGGACTTGAAGACAGAGAAGAAAGATATGAAAATATATTAAAAATACTAGAGGATAAAAATGTCTGA
- a CDS encoding phage major capsid protein, whose translation MKPEELRALIEKLKNENALALITIDELMQKRETYVSMSIEERNIKKDDISKLDNDIDTLMQVVENRNKEIERYDKLLSLQTKSSMNKRNLADNLDNSSADDNEAELRAKVDRWFRSGNDKEIRETLQAGVAEGGGYTIAPQYLVKQIIKDLDDAVQIRKRANIIPAMNGYASIGIPTLDSDLNDLDWTAEIAEVTEDTNMSFGKREMKANQLTKLVKLSKRLIKQSNIDIQGLVEERIVYKLASTLEHNYLYGNGQDKPLGIFAQTSDNTAAIPTDRDIKVGTASAAITYDGLVDAVSGLKGGYQNGAVWMLNKKAVAALRKLKDKQDRPIWQESLIAGQPSILLGIPVVQNDFIEDKLEATKYFGFLANLKYYWIMDSLSMELQVLHELYRKTNQVGFQVGYWGDGAPIQKSAFVRLLPNDQAYAA comes from the coding sequence ATGAAACCAGAAGAATTAAGAGCTTTAATAGAAAAACTAAAAAATGAAAATGCTTTAGCTTTAATAACTATTGATGAACTTATGCAAAAAAGAGAAACGTATGTTTCTATGAGTATAGAAGAGAGAAACATTAAAAAAGATGATATATCAAAATTGGATAATGATATAGATACTTTAATGCAGGTTGTAGAAAACAGAAATAAAGAGATAGAAAGGTATGATAAACTTCTATCACTTCAAACTAAATCTTCTATGAATAAAAGAAATTTAGCTGATAATTTGGACAATTCATCTGCTGATGATAACGAAGCTGAATTAAGAGCTAAAGTTGACAGATGGTTTAGATCAGGCAATGATAAAGAAATAAGAGAAACACTTCAGGCAGGCGTTGCCGAAGGCGGCGGATATACTATAGCACCTCAGTATCTAGTAAAGCAAATTATAAAAGACTTAGATGATGCAGTACAGATAAGAAAAAGAGCAAATATCATTCCTGCTATGAACGGATATGCAAGCATAGGAATACCTACACTTGACAGTGATTTAAATGATCTTGATTGGACAGCAGAAATCGCAGAAGTTACAGAAGATACAAATATGTCTTTTGGAAAAAGAGAAATGAAGGCTAATCAATTAACTAAGTTAGTTAAACTTAGTAAAAGATTAATAAAGCAAAGCAACATAGATATTCAAGGTTTAGTTGAGGAGAGAATAGTATATAAATTGGCTTCTACATTAGAGCATAATTATTTATATGGAAATGGACAGGATAAACCTCTAGGTATATTTGCTCAAACTTCAGATAATACAGCAGCTATTCCAACTGACAGAGATATAAAAGTAGGAACTGCAAGTGCTGCTATAACTTATGATGGTTTAGTAGATGCAGTAAGCGGATTGAAAGGCGGATATCAAAACGGAGCGGTATGGATGCTTAATAAAAAAGCAGTTGCTGCTTTAAGAAAATTAAAAGATAAGCAGGACCGTCCTATTTGGCAGGAAAGTTTAATAGCGGGACAGCCTAGTATTCTACTTGGTATCCCTGTTGTGCAAAATGACTTTATCGAAGATAAGTTGGAAGCTACAAAATATTTTGGGTTCTTAGCAAACTTAAAATATTATTGGATTATGGACAGCTTGTCTATGGAACTTCAAGTTTTGCATGAGTTATACCGCAAAACAAATCAGGTAGGTTTCCAAGTAGGATATTGGGGAGACGGTGCTCCTATTCAAAAATCAGCATTTGTAAGATTACTTCCAAATGATCAAGCGTATGCAGCTTAA
- a CDS encoding phage tail tape measure protein, with translation MSSLNVSIYADASQAIEAFGKLKDKTTDLEKGFDKIGKSFDKFGSLATKSLTVPIAAGTTAFALATKKATDFDNGMREVLTLLPKLSNEGFESLKQETLAFSKELGKVPEEVVPALYQSLSAGVPRENVFEFLKTAGEAAIAGVAELETSVDGLTSVTNAYGTEVLNANRASDIMFQTLKLGKTDFTQLSQYLFNVIPTASALGVKFEDIGAAIAVMTAQGTPTSVATTQIRQALVELNKEGSITDIAFREIAGKSFKEFIEQGGTLQEALQMLAEKADKSGKDISSMFSSVEAANAGLALSGKNADKFKDALDQMNNSAGATSEAFKKIDDGPARQFEKIKAELSALVVELGNSLLPALNEDLLPVMQDKIVPLAEKMILTIISLIKTFSDLPAPLQAVSVGFVALAAGFGPALKGIVGLSKGITEAKKTISDFKNAVNVLKTSASSIQALSTAWKALNTVMVATPIGIVTAVSAGLAALAVNAYKTGQEIRKLKKELYDNSTTDTSDLMGLNREADNIALLFREYNNLAKAKNLDAEETKRLNELTEELTSLFPNLKTKMLDAYSVIDARKAKDEDFMTSEEAEKLARAIENHNKVKEELKKAEEYYKKGIYQDLNALDGAHAVRPELLEEARKEVEKWESKQKALNAEITRLNTNIRERKALSIDGISITDKEIEANNNLSASTKDKTKTYKDYLALLKKAEAEENRRVSNLRNMGAEISDAEALEAKKDKVGAILTEMSTVLNLNANQIKYLSDNYGYALEGITTDRFSELVKEIENSISAYERGVSVAEEFGDKVSEAEQQGQKSEIVRSGIESITNELELTTEQVEILKEKFGELWKTPTQSFSDYFSANWLQMLNDTIGYTSDFYSAIQEMQIQAIELEIEKNEERKEAALEAIEEEKNARLEAIGIMEDSQKQSLLNEIKQLQNRQKVALGLYEQERIKAELEEKQKELAKIQIEEEAKAKQMEVEKNYNNEKMKLEYNSQTESWKMSLVQASASMAQAAISALASSMAVPFPANIAAYATLLGIIAAGSVNLVKLSQAKPSEPKYLAKGGLVERRNGGINAVIGEGASDEAVIPLEDRILSKIGSQIFEASKGEDGSYSVDTNTSETIFNQPVYLMLDGKIVASTMLNLSKRGVKVVSQRGIL, from the coding sequence ATGAGCAGCTTAAATGTTAGTATATATGCAGATGCTTCCCAAGCTATTGAGGCATTTGGAAAACTTAAAGATAAAACAACCGACTTAGAAAAAGGCTTTGATAAAATAGGAAAATCTTTTGACAAGTTCGGTTCTTTAGCTACTAAAAGTTTAACTGTTCCAATAGCGGCAGGAACAACAGCTTTTGCATTAGCTACTAAAAAAGCTACTGATTTTGATAATGGAATGCGTGAAGTTCTTACGCTTCTTCCTAAATTAAGCAATGAAGGTTTTGAATCTTTAAAGCAGGAAACTTTGGCTTTTTCTAAAGAACTTGGAAAAGTTCCTGAAGAAGTAGTACCTGCTTTATATCAATCACTTTCTGCAGGAGTTCCTAGAGAAAATGTATTTGAGTTCTTAAAAACTGCAGGCGAAGCTGCTATCGCAGGTGTTGCTGAATTAGAAACTTCAGTTGACGGACTTACTTCTGTTACTAATGCTTATGGCACAGAAGTTCTTAATGCTAATAGAGCTTCAGACATAATGTTTCAAACACTGAAGCTAGGAAAAACAGACTTTACTCAGTTATCTCAATATTTATTTAATGTTATTCCTACCGCTTCAGCTTTAGGAGTGAAGTTTGAAGATATAGGAGCTGCTATTGCTGTAATGACTGCACAGGGTACTCCTACCTCTGTTGCAACAACACAGATTCGTCAGGCTTTAGTAGAACTTAATAAAGAAGGAAGTATTACAGATATAGCATTTAGAGAAATAGCAGGAAAAAGCTTTAAAGAGTTTATAGAGCAAGGAGGAACTTTACAGGAAGCTCTTCAAATGCTTGCAGAAAAAGCTGATAAAAGCGGAAAAGATATTTCTAGTATGTTCAGCAGTGTTGAGGCAGCAAATGCTGGTTTAGCTTTATCTGGAAAGAATGCAGATAAGTTTAAAGATGCTTTAGATCAGATGAATAATTCAGCAGGAGCTACATCTGAGGCATTCAAAAAAATAGATGACGGTCCAGCAAGACAGTTTGAGAAAATAAAAGCTGAGCTTAGTGCTTTAGTAGTAGAGCTTGGAAATAGTTTACTTCCTGCCCTTAATGAAGATTTACTTCCTGTTATGCAAGATAAAATAGTACCTCTCGCTGAAAAAATGATTCTTACTATTATATCTTTAATAAAAACATTCAGCGACTTACCAGCACCTTTGCAGGCTGTAAGTGTAGGCTTTGTTGCTTTAGCAGCAGGCTTTGGTCCAGCTTTAAAAGGTATAGTAGGACTTTCAAAAGGAATAACAGAAGCTAAGAAAACTATATCAGATTTTAAAAATGCTGTAAATGTATTAAAGACATCAGCAAGTTCTATTCAGGCATTAAGCACAGCTTGGAAAGCATTAAATACAGTAATGGTTGCTACTCCTATTGGAATTGTTACAGCAGTTAGTGCAGGTCTTGCAGCATTGGCAGTAAATGCTTATAAGACAGGGCAAGAAATAAGAAAATTAAAAAAAGAACTTTATGATAATTCTACTACAGATACATCTGATTTGATGGGATTAAATAGAGAAGCTGATAATATAGCTTTACTATTTAGAGAATATAACAATTTAGCAAAAGCAAAAAATCTTGATGCAGAGGAAACAAAAAGATTAAATGAATTAACAGAAGAACTTACTTCATTATTTCCAAACTTAAAAACAAAAATGCTTGATGCTTACAGTGTTATAGATGCTAGAAAAGCTAAAGATGAAGATTTCATGACTTCAGAGGAAGCTGAAAAACTAGCTAGAGCAATTGAAAATCATAACAAAGTAAAAGAAGAGTTAAAAAAAGCAGAAGAATATTATAAGAAAGGAATATATCAGGATTTAAATGCATTAGATGGTGCACATGCAGTTCGTCCAGAGTTATTAGAAGAAGCTAGAAAAGAAGTAGAGAAATGGGAGTCTAAGCAGAAGGCATTAAATGCTGAGATTACTAGATTAAATACAAATATTAGAGAAAGAAAAGCTCTTTCAATAGACGGCATTAGTATAACAGATAAAGAAATAGAAGCGAATAATAATTTATCTGCGTCTACTAAAGATAAAACAAAAACTTATAAAGATTATTTAGCTTTACTAAAAAAAGCAGAGGCAGAGGAAAATCGCAGAGTAAGCAACCTTCGTAATATGGGAGCTGAAATCAGCGATGCTGAGGCTTTAGAAGCTAAAAAAGACAAAGTAGGTGCTATACTCACAGAAATGAGTACGGTACTAAACTTAAATGCTAATCAAATAAAATATTTAAGTGATAATTACGGCTATGCATTAGAAGGAATAACAACTGACAGATTTTCTGAATTAGTAAAAGAAATAGAAAATAGTATATCCGCTTATGAAAGAGGCGTTTCTGTTGCTGAGGAGTTCGGCGATAAAGTAAGTGAAGCTGAACAACAGGGACAGAAAAGTGAAATAGTAAGAAGCGGAATAGAAAGCATAACCAATGAATTAGAACTTACAACTGAACAGGTAGAAATATTAAAAGAGAAGTTCGGCGAACTTTGGAAAACACCTACTCAAAGTTTTTCAGATTATTTTAGTGCGAATTGGCTTCAAATGCTTAATGACACTATAGGTTATACAAGTGATTTCTATTCTGCTATACAGGAAATGCAAATACAGGCTATAGAGCTTGAAATAGAAAAAAATGAGGAGAGAAAAGAGGCAGCATTAGAAGCGATAGAAGAAGAAAAAAATGCAAGGCTTGAAGCTATAGGAATAATGGAGGACTCGCAAAAGCAGAGTTTATTAAATGAAATAAAACAATTACAGAATAGGCAAAAAGTTGCTTTAGGACTTTATGAACAGGAAAGAATAAAAGCAGAGCTTGAAGAGAAACAAAAAGAACTAGCTAAAATACAAATAGAAGAAGAAGCCAAAGCTAAGCAGATGGAAGTAGAGAAAAACTATAATAATGAGAAGATGAAGCTAGAATATAATTCGCAAACGGAAAGCTGGAAAATGTCTTTAGTTCAGGCGTCAGCTTCTATGGCACAGGCAGCCATAAGTGCTTTAGCCTCATCAATGGCGGTTCCTTTCCCTGCCAATATAGCAGCTTATGCGACTTTACTTGGAATTATAGCAGCAGGCTCTGTTAACTTGGTAAAATTATCCCAAGCTAAACCGAGTGAACCTAAATACTTGGCAAAAGGCGGACTTGTAGAGAGAAGAAACGGAGGAATTAATGCTGTAATCGGAGAGGGGGCAAGCGATGAAGCGGTTATACCTCTTGAAGATAGAATACTTTCAAAAATAGGAAGTCAGATTTTTGAAGCAAGCAAAGGTGAAGATGGTAGTTATTCTGTTGATACTAATACATCAGAAACTATATTCAATCAGCCTGTTTATTTAATGCTTGACGGCAAGATAGTTGCAAGCACTATGCTTAATTTAAGCAAACGAGGTGTAAAAGTTGTCAGCCAGAGAGGTATATTATGA
- a CDS encoding P27 family phage terminase small subunit, whose protein sequence is MQNKNDKKRYKIQAPPNYFNKYSIKKWKELAPIFSEKNMLGPADISAFELLCLHYGDAMNLYEAMINEGGSIAGYLSGKNSQTMGEYLAYHKAITAYHKMLTEFGLTPASKKKVSSPETVEEEDVLSKMLNQ, encoded by the coding sequence ATGCAAAATAAAAATGATAAAAAAAGATATAAAATACAAGCTCCTCCTAATTATTTTAATAAATATTCTATAAAAAAATGGAAAGAACTTGCACCTATCTTTTCCGAAAAAAATATGCTCGGACCTGCTGACATATCAGCTTTTGAGCTTTTATGTCTTCATTACGGCGATGCTATGAATCTTTATGAGGCTATGATTAATGAAGGAGGTTCTATAGCTGGTTATTTATCAGGTAAAAACTCTCAGACTATGGGAGAATATTTAGCTTACCATAAAGCTATAACGGCATATCATAAAATGCTTACTGAGTTTGGTTTAACGCCTGCTTCCAAAAAGAAAGTATCATCTCCTGAAACTGTGGAGGAAGAAGATGTTTTATCAAAAATGCTTAATCAATAG